The Salvia splendens isolate huo1 chromosome 21, SspV2, whole genome shotgun sequence genome includes a window with the following:
- the LOC121784269 gene encoding uncharacterized protein LOC121784269: protein MPPRRRRGLHVENNVGEQTEGGVGNPPPPPPPPLPQPNEREYIKAFRKENPPKFDGLGEPPKAEAWVRDLERIFDFMECKDRERLACVTYQLTGPADFWWETKKRTMDLARREGLTWEEFKEEVYNKYVPMSYRRAKVVEFHTLKQGNMTVTEYDRALCEMTRYAPELVDTDEKMAVKFRSGLRPEIRVAVASRRGIPYSEVLGCALDVEEALPKNERTTNPTPSAPPSNFRDKRKWDGNRAPFDNKRRFSTFRQPQNHGRQIVPQQRGNPQRAPYCSRCSKHQVGECRVGGVRCYACGGNGHMSRECPNNNKGGTKNG from the coding sequence ATGCCCCCAAGACGTAGACGTGGTCTGCATGTGGAGAACAACGTGGGGGAACAGACAGAGGGAGGTGTCGGGAatccacccccgcctccaccaccacctctaccccaaccaaacgaAAGGGAGTACATCAAAGCCTTCCGGAAAGAGAACCCACCCAAATTTGATGGATTGGGAGAACCCCCAAAGGCGGAGGCATGGGTACGCGACCTTGAGCGTATCTTTGACTTTATGGAATGTAAGGATAGGGAACGCCTGGCCTGCGTGACTTATCAACTGACAGGACCCGCTGATTTTTGGTGGGAAACCAAGAAGAGAACCATGGACCTCGCTCGCCGCGAGGGGCTTACTTGGGAAGAGTTCAAGGAAGAAGTCTACAACAAATATGTTCCCATGAGTTATCGGCGGGCGAAGGTAGTGGAGTTCCACACTTTAAAACAAGGAAACATGACGGTCACGGAGTACGACCGCGCCCTATGTGAGATGACCCGTTATGCGCCAGAATTGGTAGAcacagacgagaagatggctgTGAAGTTTCGTTCCGGCCTTAGACCCGAGATAAGGGTAGCTGTGGCCAGTCGAAGGGGAATTCCTTATTCTGAGGTGTTGGGTTGCGCTCTAGACGTGGAAGAAGCGCtgcccaagaatgagaggacAACAAATCCTACACCGTCCGCACCGCCATCGAACTTtagagacaagaggaagtgggatggaaaccgagctccttttgaCAACAAGCGTCGTTTTTCCACTTTTCGGCAACCGCAGAATCATGGGCGCCAAATTGTGCCACAGCAGAGGGGAAACCCGCAGAGAGCACCCTACTGTAGTCGGTGCTCCAAGCATCAAGTTGGGGAGTGCCGAGTTGGAGGCGTTCGGTGTTATGCCTGCGGCGGGAATgggcacatgtctcgagagtgcccaaATAACAACAAAGGTGGAACGAAGAATGGGTAA